Proteins encoded together in one Epinephelus moara isolate mb chromosome 2, YSFRI_EMoa_1.0, whole genome shotgun sequence window:
- the arhgap32a gene encoding rho GTPase-activating protein 32 has product MLATYLSRFSVIADNKINCGPVLTWMEIDNKGNHLLVSEEASINVPAIAAAHVTKRYTAQATDELTFEVGDIVSVIDMPPKEDTGWWRGKHGFQVGFFPCDCVELINDKIPPSVQSSVPKPVCKKHGKLVTFLRTFMKSRPPPQKLRQRGILRERVFGCDLGEHLHNSGHEVPQVVKSCAEFIEKHGVVDGIYRLSGISSNIQKLRHEFDSEQIPDLSRDVFRQDIHSVGSLCKLYFRELPNPLLTYQLYDRFSEAVSAATDEERLVKIHNVIQQLPPPHYRTLEYLMRHLSQLATFSSVTNMHTKNLAIVWAPNLLRSRQIESACFSGTAAFMEVRIQSVVVEFILNNTEALFSTKLNAIIRESTGNNTLSRPKSLLVCSPSTKLLSLEEAQARTQAQLGSPATTPCLTHSDYIEVGEGPGALLGKFHTVIELPVESGKRPPVKAKKSPVGNWLSFFHLGKSHSVSKRKLKRHPSEPNEIKSIALPGGRGDSGTLRSTKSEESLTSLHNVEGEPPSYRPRRPRSTSEAMSGVCRDDMRNTRSKDDHKTHPLNGNHNGADRVRSAVCVSPPHQEDDLDLCPPAAGIYSLDFDPMSFQCSPPAATPGLQHNKDGNKWKKNAGCSSESEPISSPNNNISGYQSPDISPVLAKGGKKVTSKQLSPKLRKKSFKTQADVQNASASPPPLPSSSPPRETCEAPLADGKERRVPYPHCSPLSTASQASALTDLSQSAQNLPDPGTDRLMSSVSVLPPHPPLTSAARKLALALAESAQKASSGSQRRHNVPSHPHQRQEAPHAQDRPPRPSVLDLKVYPQEYSGPHVSQWQTSAQSPVESHCCPHPVHFLPAHLGSELLQVIDGQESMCNFTPNVSPLGSGSLDEGSAERRDCRAERELRDATQAEPTYQSVGVSTPTQPVCSAPSPSASPVYVNTDSINVFNFRAVLAETSMPASIEEVIPRPLQPPSAHHYSPEEDRPLGLVEDVYSNHHHRPIQTGRMPAPHCPRPDALPHHLMGPKSIYRQSSEGRYSTLGLRHPLSPQYRRFHRDEHLMSGCHRQQGQWQRSDDRIVGHPAIRRARSFHTPQISHYELAETEVLPPDTMFYVEQTSSQEAPYQRLIQTGIHPVRSQFENTHADYRYSPYSDMNPVEGSHYYVEPCRQSGVRHSQSYTVRSTRESGQSDYYNYSPRHVPPVNRELYIQSRDTVVYEARDAEVFERVVYQPFKQESKARSKNTVVSPHESHVSPTDTRNRDIMHTRSKSDPGNACLLSTNRTENPNVVVATSPTSPRSQQANPEVTRQQYGQRSSAEPGPSRRIQIKECSSQQPPLRKVPSLPERGCSNLKSMEHNNRSHTRGHDQDRFMMTNAVNSYSGNVKPSILRRPGRSQSTRENRHYYHYHAKSPLDPEHLGSFSTQPNRRTQSTKVRPTQYDHKEGYYAAPRPKPTRSTKAMAGYLPGQGCMSPRGHRLLSKALGHEAFYHAALRSEAGVYD; this is encoded by the exons ATGCTGGCCACCTACCTGTCCCGCTTCTCTGTAATTGCCGACAACAAGATCAACTGTGGTCCAGTGCTAACATGGATGGAG ATCGACAACAAGGGGAACCATCTGCTGGTGTCTGAGGAAGCCTCAATCAACGTCCCCGCCATTGCTGCTGCTCACGTCACCAAGCGTTACACGGCCCAGGCCACAGACGAGTTGACCTTCGAG GTGGGGGACATTGTGTCAGTCATAGACATGCCTCCCAAGGAAGACACAGGTTGGTGGCGAGGGAAACACGGCTTTCAG GTTGGTTTCTTCCCCTGCGACTGTGTTGAGCTGATAAATGACAAGATTCCCCCCAGTGTTCAAAGCTCAGTGCCAAAGCCAG TGTGTAAGAAGCATGGGAAGCTGGTAACATTCCTGAGGACTTTTATGAAGTCTCGACCGCCGCCTCAGAAGCTGCGGCAGCGCGGCATCCTCAGAGAGCGAGTGTTTGGCTGTGACCTGGGGGAACATCTCCACAACTCAGGACATGAGG TCCCGCAGGTTGTTAAGAGCTGCGCTGAATTCATAGAGAAACATGGAGTCGTGGATGGAATCTACAGACTGTCTGGGATCTCCTCCAACATCCAGAAACTAAG GCACGAGTTTGACTCAGAGCAGATCCCAGATCTGAGCAGAGACGTCTTCAGACAGGATATCCACTCAGTGGGTTCCCTGTGCAAGCTGTACTTCAGAGAGCTGCCCAACCCTCTGCTCACCTACCAGCTCTACGACAGATTCTCA GAGGCCGTGTCTGCAGCCACAGATGAGGAGAGGCTGGTCAAAATCCACAATGTCATCCAACAGCTGCCTCCTCCACACTACAG GACTCTGGAGTACCTCATGAGACACCTCTCCCAACTGGCCACCTTCAGCTCCGTCACTAACATGCACACGAAAAACCTTGCTATCGTCTGGGCGCCTAATCTCCTCAG GTCCAGACAAATCGAGTCGGCCTGTTTTAGCGGCACAGCGGCGTTCATGGAGGTGCGTATCCAGTCAGTGGTGGTAGAGTTCATCCTCAACAACACTGAGGCTCTCTTCAGCACCAAACTTAATGCCATCATACGTGAAAGCACAG GTAACAACACCTTATCCAGGCCCAAGTCCCTGCTGGTTTGCTCCCCATCCACAAAGTTACTGTCTCTGGAGGAAGCCCAGGCTCGCACTCAGGCACAGCTGGGCTCCCCGGCCACCACCCCCTGCCTCACCCACAGCGACTACATCGAAGTTGGGGAGGGACCTGGAGCTTTGCTCGGCAAGTTCCACACAGTCATCGAGCTCCCGGTGGAGAG CGGCAAGCGGCCTCCTGTTAAGGCTAAGAAGTCTCCTGTGGGGAACTGGCTCTCCTTTTTCCACCTGGGCAAGTCCCACTCTGTGTCCAAACGTAAACTGAAGCGACACCCCAGCGAGCCTAACGAGATAAAGAGCATTGCACTGCCAG GTGGAAGAGGAGATAGCGGCACATTGCGCTCAACGAAAAGTGAGGAATCTCTCACCTCTTTGCACAACGTGGAAG GGGAACCTCCCAGTTACCGCCCCCGCAGACCTCGTTCCACTAGTGAGGCCATGTCTGGCGTCTGTAGAGACGACATGCGCAACACTAGAAGTAAAGATGACCACAAAACTCACCCACTCAATGGGAATCATAATGGTGCTGATCGTGTCCGCAGCGCAGTATGCGTTTCACCTCCACACCAGGAGGACGATCTTGATCTTTGCCCGCCAGCTGCAGGCATCTATAGTTTGGACTTTGACCCCATGTCTTTTCAGTGCAGCCCACCAGCAGCGACGCCTGGGCTGCAGCACAACAAAGACGGAAATAAATGGAAGAAAAACGCAGGTTGTTCCAGTGAATCAGAGCCCATCTCCTCCCCTAACAACAACATTAGCGGCTATCAGTCTCCAGATATTAGCCCTGTCCTTGCTAAAGGTGGGAAGAAAGTTACCTCCAAGCAGCTCTCTCCTAAACTCAGGAAGAAATCATTTAAGACACAGGCAGATGTTCAGAATGCatcagcctctcctcctcctcttccttcttcttcccCCCCACGGGAGACGTGTGAAGCTCCACTGGCAGATGGAAAGGAGCGGAGAGTGCCCTACCCACACTGCAGCCCACTCAGCACAGCGAGCCAGGCGTCAGCCCTGACTGACCTCAGTCAATCTGCACAGAACCTACCTGATCCAG GAACAGATAGACTTATGAGTTCAGTGTCTGTTCTCCCTCCTCACCCTCCCTTGACGAGTGCTGCACGCAAGCTGGCTTTGGCTCTGGCTGAATCTGCCCAGAAGGCCAGCAGTGGCTCCCAGAGAAGACACAACGTCCCATCGCACCCTCACCAGAGACAGGAAGCTCCTCACGCCCAGGACAGACCACCCCGGCCCTCTGTTCTCGATCTTAAAGTGTACCCTCAGGAGTACAGCGGCCCTCATGTTTCCCAGTGGCAAACATCAGCTCAAAGCCCTGTGGAGAGCCACTGCTGCCCTCATCCTGTTCATTTCCTCCCTGCGCACCTTGGCTCAGAGCTGTTGCAGGTCATTGATGGACAGGAAAGCATGTGCAATTTCACACCTAATGTCAGCCCGCTCGGGTCAGGGAGTTTGGATGAAGGCAGCGCAGAGAGGAGAGACTGCAGGGCGGAGAGGGAGCTTAGAGATGCCACACAAGCAGAACCCACCTATCAGAGCGTTGGCGTTTCGACACCCACCCAGCCTGTCTGCTCTGCTCCGAGCCCGTCAGCTTCCCCTGTATATGTGAACACCGACTCTATCAATGTATTTAATTTCCGTGCTGTTCTGGCGGAGACCTCCATGCCTGCCTCAATCGAGGAGGTCATTCCACGTCCATTACAGCCCCCCTCAGCCCATCACTACAGCCCAGAGGAAGACAGACCTCTGGGCCTTGTTGAGGATGTCTACAGCAATCATCATCATCGGCCGATTCAAACAGGACGAATGCCTGCACCTCACTGCCCTCGGCCCGATGCTCTGCCGCATCACCTTATGGGCCCAAAAAGCATATACAGGCAGTCCTCTGAGGGCCGCTACAGCACTTTAGGGTTAAGGCACCCTTTGTCACCTCAATACAGACGTTTCCACAGAGATGAGCACCTTATGAGTGGCTGCCACAGGCAACAAGGCCAATGGCAGAGGTCAGATGATAGAATAGTCGGGCACCCGGCCATCCGGAGGGCTCGCTCCTTCCACACGCCTCAGATTAGTCATTACGAGCTGGCAGAGACAGAAGTCCTGCCCCCTGACACCATGTTTTATGTTGAACAGACGTCAAGCCAGGAGGCGCCCTATCAGAGGCTGATTCAGACCGGCATCCACCCTGTCCGATCGCAGTTTGAGAACACACATGCTGACTATCGTTACAGCCCCTATTCTGATATGAACCCAGTAGAAGGCTCCCACTATTATGTAGAGCCCTGCCGGCAAAGCGGTGTCCGACACAGTCAGTCTTACACTGTGCGTTCCACAAGGGAAAGTGGACAATCGGATTACTATAACTACTCTCCACGCCATGTTCCTCCTGTGAACAGGGAGCTTTACATACAAAGCAGGGACACTGTCGTTTACGAGGCTAGAGATGCAGAAGTTTTTGAAAGAGTCGTGTACCAACCATTCAAGCAGGAGAGCAAAGCCAGATCTAAAAATACAGTTGTGTCTCCTCATGAGAGCCATGTCTCACCGACCGACACAAGAAACCGAGACATAATGCACACAAGAAGCAAGTCAGACCCTGGAAATGCCTGCCTCCTCTCTACCAACAGGACAGAAAACCCAAATGTTGTGGTAGCGACATCCCCAACTTCCCCGAGGTCTCAACAGGCAAACCCTGAGGTCACCAGGCAGCAGTATGGTCAGCGGTCAAGTGCTGAGCCGGGACCATCCAGGCGGATACAGATCAAAGAGTGCTCCTCGCAGCAACCACCACTGCGCAAAGTCCCCTCACTTCCAGAAAGGGGTTGTTCTAACCTCAAGAGCATGGAGCACAATAACAGAAGCCACACACGAGGTCACGACCAAGATCGATTCATGATGACCAACGCTGTCAACAGCTACTCCGGCAATGTGAAACCCAGCATCCTGAGGAGGCCGGGGAGGTCACAGAGCACCAGAGAAAATCGGCACTACTATCATTACCACGCCAAATCCCCTCTGGATCCTGAACATCTGGGATCTTTTTCCACTCAGCCCAACAGAAGGACTCAGAGCACTAAAGTCAGGCCCACACAATATGACCACAAGGAGGGGTATTACGCAGCACCCAGACCTAAACCCACAAGATCCACTAAAGCCATGGCCGGATATTTACCCGGCCAGGGCTGCATGTCTCCCCGCGGGCACAGACTGCTGTCCAAGGCTCTGGGTCATGAGGCTTTTTATCATGCTGCACTGAGATCAGAGGCCGGGGTCTACGACTGA